TATTCAATAGGTGTATCTCCTGCATAATTTGACTCTTCAACTTCCATGTCCACATCCATGTCAACCTCTTCCCCACCACAGAACTCATTTTTGGTAGTCGACTCATATGGAACTACCACCTCATTGACTTGTTCACTTGCGCCCCTATCCATATGTCTAGTAGGAGAGCCAGACACAGACACATGCTCAGCATTTGCACCAGAATTTTTAACATCTTGATCTTTAGAAACTATCGCTGATGTATCAATAATAGGAGTAACATGACAATCATCCAGAGTACCAACTTGATCTACTTCAGTTTTATACCCCTCTTTTTCCTGAAAATTGTTTGTAGCCTGGGAGAAAGATGGATGAGTTGCCTCAGTATCATTCGACTGTAGAGATTTAACAATCTTGGATGTTTCATCATTAAGAGCACTCTCTAGTTGTTTAAGTTGTCTTTCAGAGTGCATCCAAAATGGAAGCAGAGATGAACCATGAGATAAAAGAGACTTAATATCAAATAGCCTTATCTCAACTTCCATAGTGTACTTTGTGATCCAGTTGAGACCTGGCAGTGGGTCCTTCGACCTGAAACGTATAGACTAATTTATTAAACATCTCAAAGAAAAGagcaaaaataaagggaaacaTACAAATAAATCTAAATGAATGAgcaaacaaataaatttaagaAAGCAGGATGCTTGTGTTGTGGGAGGGTTGGGGAAAGAATGGCAAAATATGTAGTACCCTTGCAGTGACTTCAATCTTCCTAATAATGCCTCACAATGTTTGATAAGACCAAAGGAGAGAGCAATCGCTGATTCATAATCTTCATTAGCGATTGTATTGTGAGTGGCTCCTTTATTGAATTCTAGATTccacttgtccatttgtgaccCATGCCCGTGCGATTCTATTCCATGAGGGGCCATATTGGCATCCCCTTCAATTGTGACAGAATTAGATAAACCATCTAACTTCACATCAGAAGCTAAATTAGACTCTTCTGCACCACCAGTAGCATTATCTGTTGTTCCAACAGTAGTAGGCATTTCCTGATCACTTAACTTCGTTTCCTGGGCCAAAACATCAGGGACTTCCCATGAAGTTTCTCCAGTTTCAGTATTCCAGTAATAATAGCTATTACTCTCTTCATGCATCACAATCTTCCAACCTGAACTAACATCTCCAATGACTTGTACGCTTGAGGTTTCAGGAACAGAGATCTGTTGCTTCAAATCCGATTCTGTATGTAAATCACTAGAGACGATATCATCATTCTCTCTTTTATCACTGTGGTCCATGTTCTGCTCACAATCTTGCTGGGCAGAATTTGCATTACCTCCCTGTTTCTCAACCTTTTGAGAAGCAATGTCTTCACTAGCATTGGCATCCAAATGCTGACGAGATTCACCAAGCAAACTCTTAACCTGAAAGAGACAAAGCATTTAGCATGTGAAGTAAATACAAAAAAGAAAGGTTTGCGAGTGGAACAGAATCTACTTTTAATACCTAGCTTGAGCATTACTGCTTAAAGAGAAACCCAACTTAGCACGTCTTGACATCTAAACCCTAGAATAGTGTAaagaactttatttaattaccTCATCGCTTTTGTCAGGTGAGGAATTTTCTGCAGAAACATCGCTATGATTTGAATCATCATCCAAATCATCATCACTATATTGCCCAAGTAACAGCAGTGGATTCTGTAAATTCTGACCTGCAGACATAATAATACCAGCATGTCAAACACTATCCAATCCATCATATTATCTACTTACTAATCTTTTAATGAGATATGTTATCTACATAGTAATCACGAACATATCAGCACCTAAACAAACAAATGGGCTGGAGTATTAATGTAGAACGGAAGTAAGAGCAACTAAAATTGAGGAGACAACAGTTGTCTAAGTATATAGATTTGAAATGAGAAGATTAGTATCTCTTCATTGCAGCCACCTGTTCACAAGGAAGAAATATGTCAGTGAGTACAATGCAAAATAAAGCCAGGACATACGAACCGATAGAAAAAAATCCCAGCCGAACTCTCGAAAACGCTTTGCGGCTGCCAAAAAGGGCATAACGAATGGGAGTGACTCATATTGCACTGTGGCAGGGCCCGACATGATCTGACAACGAATGTTCTGAACGTGACAACAGCCACCCTACAGTCTGAAAACAAAATCTCGAGGGGGGAGGAAAATAACATAACATGTCTTGCACATATAGTATCCAAATTCCACCGAACAACATAATGTTGAGCACACATGTCCTCTCTACAAAGTCCTTTTTGAAGAAAACTGACGGAACCCACCTGAAGATGATGGTGAATTGGGTACCCCAGCATGGTTCTTGGATTTAGTATCTTCTCCATGTTCATCGTGTTCTGCAGAGCCACCCACATCTCCTATAAAAGCAAAACAAAGGTCCTCAACATAACACCCCAAAATCCATATAAACTACGCACAAACCATCTATATTACCCAATCCCGTAACACAAGATGCCAgctttacaaaaaaataatgtCTTAACGATACTAAGAAAGAACCTTTTGGGACTGCTAGGTGCTATTCCAGTAAGCACTTGACTTTTGAATAAAAACTTCGACATGCTTATAAGAAAAGCACTTCTACTCACTACACAAGCAGAATATCTAAATTGTACAGTAAGAGACCTTAATCCACCATTACTCTAAAAGAAACCTCTTTCCTgtcaaaattgcataaaatttcacttcaaCAATTCAGCTCAATTTTCTGACAACCTAATCAATATATAACGAGATGAACAGAAAGCCATTAAAAACGAAACACATACAATTAACCAggaaaaacaaatacataaaaaaaaaatcctaaacagGGTAATGGGTAATCTCAATAATTCAAGTTATCTCATACACAAATGCATGCATGTAAGCACACAAGcacaaatatataaatatataaatatacatacatatatatatatatatagagagagagagagagagagagagagagtaccggAGGGTTCCGCGAAGAGATCGAGCTTGACTCTGCGACCAGCGTTGGTCTTAGCTGCAAGACGACGCTCTTTTCTCTTCCCCATCGATTACAACAGATTAACAGCTCGAGCTTCCTTCAGATTTTGCCCAAATTCCCAAAAGTTTTGAACTTTAGCTTGATTTTTCGGAGGATTTGATTGCGTTGCGAGGGAGACCGACCGTCGAGTGTGGAGGCTTTTTTATTGCGTTTCTGTCTAAGATACTCATATCCTACCATTTCATCGTATACggtgaaaaattattttaaatttattattttaaataaaattgttaATGAAAAGAGTAAACTGTCATTTAACCCCCTAAACTATCACGTGAGTTTCAATTTCCCCCTTGAACTATTTTTTCAGCCAATTGACCCCCTAAACTATGTTAAAGTGGCCAATTAACCCCCTACCGTTAAGTATCTTTAACTCCATCCAATTTTCTGTTAGAAAGTGTCATGTGCTTGGCACATGACcacctttttacattttatgtctaaatctttacaaagaaaacatataaaacaaatattaaaaaaaaacatacaaaccctaaacttaatcattcaaaataatagaaaaagtaaggctttttatattaacaccctataaaatgttgaatgcacccatattaaaatttaatattaaatgacttatttactctactatgcaatgacaattttgaccttattaggtttaaaaaaaaattataaatacaccccaaatcacttttaacgtattatttatcttctcaactatcaaaaccctctcatcctccattgttgaacaaaaccctaatcaatgaaactacaaacatgttgattgagaaaaattgtttttgacgaatgaaacacgaaatcgatgtttctgaagcttcacatgaggtaagacttcacatttttcattgttttagtgatttcgatgacatcgataattatttaatcttgcgtttgctgcattatttaaacttatatattcatattcatattcatattcatctttgagggttcatattgaaaaataatgcagcaaacgcaagattaaataattatcgatgtcatcgaaatcactaaaacaatgaaaaatatgaagtcttacctcatgtgaagcttcagaaacatcgatttcatgtttcattcatcaaaaacaatttttctcaatcaacatgtttgtagtttcattggttatgattttgttcaacaatggaggatgagagggttttgatagttgagaagataaataatatgctaaaagtgatttgggatgtatttataaattttttttttaaacctaataatgtcaaaattgtcattgcatagtggagtaaataagtcatttaatattaaattttaatatggggtgcattcaacattttgtggggtgttaatataaaaagccttaccttttctattattttgaatgattaagtttagggtttgtatgttttttttttttaatatttattttatatgttttttttgtaaagatttagacataaaatgtaaaaaggtgGTCATGTGCCAAGCACATGACTCTTTCTAACAGAAAATTGGATGGAGTTAAAGATATTTAACGGTAGGGGGTTAATTGGCCACTTTAATATAGTTTAGGGGGTCAATTGGCTGAAAAaatagttcaggggggaaattgaaaCTCACGTGATAGTTTAGGGGGTTAAATGACAGTTTACTCTAATGAAAATTAACGCATAATAAAAGTACGGATAGAATGTGAGCATCCTAATCAGATGGTTCGAAGAACATATCCTCATCCGTTTAAGTCGATCCACAAAGCCCTCATTGAAAGGCCCAATTGACTAAAAATTAAAGTGCTAATCTGCTAAGGCCCAATTAACTgaaacttttaaaaaaataatgacgTGTAACTTAAATAAGTTGAAATCAAATCCTAAAAAGTAAACGTGTTTAgtctaaaaaatataaaagatagGTGCGGAATCTATTTTCCTCTTATATTATATTACTAGACTTTGCATGCTTTTTCAGTTTAGAAAACTACTGAAGAAAGAATGGAGTAGAATTTTCTTCCTTCCTAATCTTTATCTCATTCTTTCCTCTCTTATTTAAACGATTATGATTACGCAATGTTTACAtctcattttgaattttttatatagaGAATAAGACAAAAAGAAGAGTGTGAGATGaggagatggaagaggatgataataagagggaagagaatcctactacagaaagaaaaatataattcaTGACCTCAAAAGTTGGAGTGAATATTCTTAATCATTTGAGTTGCAAAATTTCGACTttttttatagattttttttttcatatttttttagtcATGTTAGACAAGGgaagattttattttaattaagtaTGAGTTTTTGAGTATTTAGGTTTTGTAAAGGAGTGCGGAACCATAAAATACTATTTGCTCGCCCAACCATGTATCATCAGGTCAAGTAAGTTTACTTGACGAAAATATACGTTTGTCGGGCAAAGTTGGTCACAATTTAAGGTTTTGTCAAAGGCTTTGCATGACGAAAAATTTTTGCAGGACAAGATAACATTCGTTGGGCAAAGTTTtggttttgagaaaaaaatggcGCGTATTGTGTAAAGGTTTGCTCGAAGAAAATTTAGGTCGTCAACTTAACTACCTTTGTCCGATGATATATTTCATTGGGTCCTGTTAGTGCCGAAACGTTATCTAATTGTCACGTGAACGGAGCTAAATTTTCAACAGCTGAACGAGACAGTAAATTGTGCACTCAAAATAGTGGAGTTGTTTTCCTTGGGGGTAAATGTGAATAGGTTTTTTTTGGCAACTTTTAAGTGGGATTCATTGTTATACACAAACCGCAAGAAAGTTATGATGTTCAAGTGTTATTGGTATGATACGAACTCAGACAATCGAGATATGTACTTGTTATTTGTCAACACAAACACCCGATGGTTTGAGGATGATCCCTACATCCTCGTCAATACAGCAAAACAAGTATTCTACATTGATGATCCAAAGGCGATGAGTGGTTGGAAAGTAGTCCAAATTATAAAACATACAAATATTTGGGACTTGCCATACCCACAACAAAATGAGGATGAGTATACCGATTATGACCAAAATGTTCACCAAAAGGATTCATCTAAACACACGtaaaaattccaaaacaaaagaaaaaggagttCTTTTGGAATGACTAGCGAATAATAATTTTGTTGTTGCCAATTGCCATGGCTAATGCAGAAAGAATCCTTTGTTTTAAACTAATTAAACCCTAATTCGACCCCTTTCTTGTAACTATAATCGAGTCGACTTCAATTGCTCCCTTCAAATTGACCGTCGGCATATCCTCATGATAAAAGCCTGCCCCTTTCATATATGCCTCCTCAAAACTACAGCCTATCAAACTTGCCCCACGTAAATTTGCACCTTGAAGACCAGCACCCACAAAAGAAGCTCCAGCAAGATCTGCATCACACATACATGATCCTTTCAACTCCGCATTGTCGAAGATGGCACCCTCAGCATACGCCCCCGTAAACTTTGCATCCGATAAATTTGCATCGGAGAATATTGTGTTTCTCACGTATGCATAGGTGAAGTCCATACCTGACAGGTCCAGGCAAGAAAGATCAAGGCCAGAAAGATCAAGACCTTGAAGGTTTTTCAAGTACTTGTCGATAACACCGGCACGAGTTAAATCTGGACAAGGCTTGTCCTCTTCACCTTTGTTCTTATTTAGAACATCTTGTACTCCATCCATTAACCCAACTAGCTGATAGTATTCTGCTTCTCTCAGAAGTTCTTCATATACAGAATCTTCTAATAAGGTCGGGACTTTGCCGTCTCTTAACCAGTTAAGAATGTGCCTAAATTGTTTTCCATCCCTGTCGATAAAAACAGCTCCATTTTCGTCTTGCTGCAAGTTGTGACGACCGCTAAACATTGCAGCTAGCCTCGAATGAGGCTCGCAATTAGTGAAAGTACCAATGGTGGTCCGGAATATTTTTCCTCCGACGTCCAAGCGAACTACAGAGGAGGGATTAGGGTTTTCTTCGGTCGACATTGCTTCAAAAAATTGGGAAACAAATTGAGGAACAAGTTTATAATATTGTAGTGCAACGCTCAAGCCTAGCTAATGAGGAGAATAACGAATACTAGGGTTTGTATATATAGCCAACAAAACGCTAGCTGTAtaggaaaaggaaatagaaTTCCTAATTTAGGTATAAATGGTGGATCCCTTGGGGAGTAGGATTTTCTCGGCCCAAATCTCTTTCCcttttctccctatcctttcaCTTTCTTCTTTGTCTATTTCTCTCTATGAAGAAGTCAATACAAGATATTAGCATGGCTTAAAAGTCTCCCCTACATGTGCCAATGTATTTGATGCTAAATGTCCACTATGTGTTAACATCAACAATTAGAAAATATTAAgtttagagaagaaattaagaatttgaattttttgggtTGCTATGATTGAGTTGCAGAGAtgaaaagaacaagaaaaaaacTAATTAGCCTAGTACCCAAAACAAACCCACATAATGGGGTTAATAGAATTAACAAAATGTGGAGTGAACTTTGAGTTTTATGGGGTAGAGGGGAATCAAAATTGAATTCGAGGTAGCAAAGTTgagtgaattttgagtttcaggaGTAAAATGACAATTTTGTATTTACATAGGATAaagtaagattaaaaattaaaattagttttGGAAAGCgtggcaaaaaataaaaatagaaaaagtttgAGTTTTATAGGGTAGAGAAGAATCAATATGGAATTTCAGTTAGCAAAGTTGAGCGAATTTTGAGTTCAAGAGTAAAATGACGATTTTTTATTTACATAGGATAAAGTAAGATTAAAATCAGTTCCGGAAAGCATGgcaaaaaataaaactagaaagagttttgttttaaaaaaaaaaaaaagatcaaaaacGCCCACCGTGGGGCTCGAACCCACGACCACAAGGTTAAGAGCCTTGCGCTCTACCAACTGAGCTAGACGGGCAATTGTTAATCACCGTAGCGTTTTCCAATTTAAAAAGTTATTCAAAATCTGCGATGCGAAatttaacaaaaagaaaataaaaccgCTTCAAATACCCAAATCAAAACTGACTTTTCTGTTGCCCGCGGCCTCtgcttggagaaattttttattgtgatagAAATATGGGTGtatacgtgtttttatgtaagtgatgaaaaattttagtttttaagttatcaattttttaacacatatatctcacaatttgtatagtgacatatTGTGTACCCCTGGTGTgccggtcacattgaaaaatctgtCATCTGCCTGCTCGCTCGCTTTCTCTGTTTCTCAGTCGGTCAgttctctcactttctctctaaaattcagttttctaattttttaaagAAAGCAAATACCCAGATTAATCAAATATTGATTCAGtcttttgattttttatatTGTCCTTTGCCTGTTtttgtgcttttttttctttttcctttttccaatTGGGAATATTTTGTATCTTTGAGGATTATCATAGAAGTTTTTATCTTTTTCTGTTTGATTCCTGAGAAAACGAACGAAAACAATTGTTTGTTAATGCTTATGGTAATTTTCAGTCTGTAGTTTGATTTTTCATGATACAATGTCTTCTACTTTATTAGTATTTTCATATTCTTTGTACCGTCGCCAAGTTAGGTTATTGTTCGCTTGATTCGTTCAGTGGTTTGTGTGCCGAAGATTTTACAAACTACATTAGGAATGAACGGAAAAATGAAGTCGTGTAAAACCGCactttgttttttcttattttatgtaGTACTGTCCTTGTTAGTGCTTACCCAATTTTTAAGCTTCTTATATATTTGCTACTTATATTGTATCATTAGGTGCTTTaatataaaagaaaactaacaaaaagttcaaaaaacttttagttttaatgaaaaaagacaaataaatgtgtagtgaatagtaaggaaaggtaaaaatatggtttttcgttaaaagtgaacagtatcggaaGTGTGTTAATGAATGATGGGTATGACAATGATCCATGAGATTCATATATGCACCTTCACAACAATTCATGCCCAATTTCGATTTCTGTTTGAATATTTTGTGCTCACTTTCTTCCTTATAACAATACTTGCAAGTATTCGATTTTGACATTGTATGATCGTTATTTACAGAGATACAGTTATGGCCGTAAGAACAGTGACGAGGAAGTCAGGGAGTAACCTATTACCCAGGTTTTCTCCTGCTGCTCTATTGCATTCACATGCTACAAGCTTTGGTTAGTCCCTCTCTCCGCTTACTCTAACTTTGTGTGTGCACGAACGTGTGTAGATTTCAATGTGTAttgattttaaggaaaactaatgaaaaaagtttgaacACTTTGAATTTCAACgataaatacaaaataaagggtaaagtgaatagtaccaggattgactttttagtgtaa
This window of the Malus domestica chromosome 03, GDT2T_hap1 genome carries:
- the LOC103416676 gene encoding uncharacterized protein isoform X1, giving the protein MGKRKERRLAAKTNAGRRVKLDLFAEPSGDVGGSAEHDEHGEDTKSKNHAGVPNSPSSSGQNLQNPLLLLGQYSDDDLDDDSNHSDVSAENSSPDKSDEVKSLLGESRQHLDANASEDIASQKVEKQGGNANSAQQDCEQNMDHSDKRENDDIVSSDLHTESDLKQQISVPETSSVQVIGDVSSGWKIVMHEESNSYYYWNTETGETSWEVPDVLAQETKLSDQEMPTTVGTTDNATGGAEESNLASDVKLDGLSNSVTIEGDANMAPHGIESHGHGSQMDKWNLEFNKGATHNTIANEDYESAIALSFGLIKHCEALLGRLKSLQGSKDPLPGLNWITKYTMEVEIRLFDIKSLLSHGSSLLPFWMHSERQLKQLESALNDETSKIVKSLQSNDTEATHPSFSQATNNFQEKEGYKTEVDQVGTLDDCHVTPIIDTSAIVSKDQDVKNSGANAEHVSVSGSPTRHMDRGASEQVNEVVVPYESTTKNEFCGGEEVDMDVDMEVEESNYAGDTPIEYALNSKEFARPEQPIHPSPPSIYTSLVSEDTFTIPPPPDEEWIPPPPPDNEEIPPPPPDEPPPEPPYSSHPSYPETTQPPFAEQYNYSYPASSFGYYGHSATEASNTNFYGHPEGSQVVIPQAPLYYGAVPITYMETAQVAVNPVESVPYYGLQDGTGPAAPVVSSVEPLQFHSESAPLSYENPASDQTGSVNSYSGASSSASNVNTERFSVDSGNDGGSIEVPSTTATVQAPATVSLPSTNSVPIAASISATSVATKVQSKVPRTKKRTSAVASSLRSNKKVSSLVDKWKAAKEELLEDEEEPENAYELLERKRQRGIEEWYAQQITSGEAKDNANFQPLGGDWREKVKRRKAQLDREAAKTAAASTSAAPTDGNQQPDMTEQSNGLPPGWQAYWDESSKKVYYGNTVTSETTWTKPTK
- the LOC103416686 gene encoding FH protein interacting protein FIP2-like — encoded protein: MSTEENPNPSSVVRLDVGGKIFRTTIGTFTNCEPHSRLAAMFSGRHNLQQDENGAVFIDRDGKQFRHILNWLRDGKVPTLLEDSVYEELLREAEYYQLVGLMDGVQDVLNKNKGEEDKPCPDLTRAGVIDKYLKNLQGLDLSGLDLSCLDLSDLAGASFVGAGLQGANLRGASLIGCSFEEAYMKGAGFYHEDMPTVNLKGAIEVDSIIVTRKGSN